A part of Rhodamnia argentea isolate NSW1041297 chromosome 8, ASM2092103v1, whole genome shotgun sequence genomic DNA contains:
- the LOC115726634 gene encoding elongator complex protein 1-like isoform X2, protein MLESSISWRGDGKYFATLSESCNSPPSHKRLKVWERDSGAAHATSEMKAFIGSVLDWMPSGAKIAAVYDRKKENECPLLVLFERNGLERSSFSIDDRMDATVVMLKWNCDSDLLVTVVRSENYDSVRIWYCSNNHWYLKQEIRYPSQEGLKFMWHPTKPLQLICWTLSGRSTTYNLCWNTAVTENSTAFVVDGSRIRVTPLSISLLPPPMYLFSIKFSSTVRDVAVHFKSSRNLLAVGLSNGCLCILELLQIDTWEELEGKEYSAEACSSETLFRSLLHLIWLDSHTLLSVSHYGVINGKYHGQNGLSGYHLEEIELVCSEDHVPSLMTCSGWHAKAIHGIPLQRPVISIASDPAKQSSAVIQFDGGNLFKYTSKSCIQGGAMKRCDFNFLSSCLWMSLVPIGGTSSESLPFGLDDMGRLQVSGKILCNNCSSFSFYSNRGDQVITHLIFATKQDLLFVVDTSDILHGDVESKYDSFIQVGNKRRDRGNRKYINIWERGAKIIGVLHGDEAAVLLQTTRGNLECIYPRKLVLASIVNALAEQRFKDALYMVRRHRIDFNVIIDYCGWQTFVQHAPEFVKEVNNLNHLTEFICAIKKENVTERLYENYIALPYTNETKDEEARELKGFDPDNKVSSVLLAIRTAIQGQLAESPARELCILTTLARSDPPALEEALERIKVIREMELSGFDDPRRINFPSAEEALKHLLWLSDSEAVFEAALGLYDLNLAAMVALNSQKDPKEFLPFLQELQRMPDVMMHYTIDLKLKRHENALKHIASAGDAHYVDFMNLIKKNPQLFPLGLLLTTDPNKRNQVLEAWGDHLNDLKCFEHAATTYLCCSNLEKALKAYRSSGSWSGVLAVAGLLKLGKDETVQLAHELCEELQALGKPGEAAKIALEYCADVKSGVGLLITAREWEDALRISFLHRRDDLISEIRNASLECGGSLISEYEEGLEKVGKYLTRYLAVRQRRLLLAAKLRSDERSMADLDDDTASEASSNFSGMSAYTRGTRTGSAASIVSSTAGSKARESRRQRNRGKIRPGSPDEEMALVEHLKGMSLTNGAMCELRSLLICLVMLGKQEIARKLQRTGENFQLSQIAAVKLAEDTMPTDVMDEREQTLERYFHKARVELQNSEAFSWRCKVFVSP, encoded by the exons ATGCTTGAAAGTTCAATCTCTTGGCGAGGTGATGGGAAGTACTTTGCAACACTGAGCGAGTCATGCAATTCTCCTCCTTCTCATAAGAGGCTTAAGGTTTGGGAGCGAGACTCAGGGGCAGCACATGCTACTTCTGAAATGAAGGCCTTTATTGGAAGTGTCCTGGATTGGATGCCTAGTGGGGCTAAAATTGCTGCTGTTTATGAcaggaagaaggaaaatgagtGTCCACTGTTGGTTTTGTTTGAAAGAAATGGGTTGGAGAGAAGCTCATTTAGTATTGATGATCGGATGGATGCGACAGTAGTGATGTTGAAGTGGAATTGCGATTCAGACCTCCTTGTCACCGTTGTCAGATCCGAAAACTATGACTCTGTTAGGATCTGGTACTGCAGCAATAATCATTGGTATTTAAAACAAGAAATTAGATACCCGAGCCAAGAAGGATTGAAGTTCATGTGGCATCCAACAAAACCGTTGCAGTTGATATGCTGGACTCTGAGTGGCAGGAGCACGACTTACAACTTGTGCTGGAATACAGCTGTCACGGAGAACTCGACAGCATTTGTTGTGGATGGATCTAGGATACGTGTAACCCCTCTTTCTATATCTCTTTTGCCACCTCCGATGTACTTATTCAGCATTAAATTTTCGTCCACTGTTCGGGATGTTGCTGttcatttcaaaagttcaagaaactTGTTAGCTGTTGGTTTGTCAAATGGTTGTTTGTGTATTCTAGAGCTTCTGCAAATTGATACTTGGGAAGAACTAGAGGGCAAGGAATACAGTGCTGAAGCTTGTTCATCTGAAACATTATTCAGATCCTTACTACATCTTATCTGGTTGGATTCACACACTCTCCTCAGCGTGTCTCATTATGGTGTCATAAATGGTAAGTACCATGGTCAAAATGGACTCTCTGGTTACCATCTGGAAGAAATAGAGCTTGTTTGTTCTGAAGATCATGTCCCAAGCTTAATGACATGTTCGGGTTGGCATGCAAAAGCTATTCATGGAATTCCTTTACAAAGACCAGTTATTTCCATTGCTTCAGATCCTGCTAAGCAGTCTTCGGCAGTCATTCAGTTTGATGGTGGAAATTTGTTCAAATACACATCGAAATCATGTATACAAGGAGGAGCTATGAAACGGTgtgattttaactttttatcATCTTGCCTTTGGATGAGTCTTGTTCCTATTGGTGGCACTTCTTCAGAATCTTTGCCTTTTGGACTTGACGACATGGGAAGGCTACAAGTTAGCGGGAAGATTTTGTGCAATAACTGCAGTAGTTTCTCATTTTACTCAAATCGTGGGGACCAAGTGATCACACACTTGATTTTTGCTACCAAACAAGATCTGCTTTTTGTTGTTGATACTAGCGATATATTACATGGAGATGTGGAGTCAAAGTATGACAGTTTTATTCAGGTTGGTAACAAGAGACGGGATCGAGGAAACAGGAAATACATAAATATATGGGAGAGAGGAGCCAAGATTATCGGTGTCTTGCATGGAGATGAAGCTGCAGTTTTACTTCAGACAACTCGAGGAAATCTTGAGTGTATTTACCCTAGAAAGTTGGTTTTAGCTTCTATTGTCAATGCATTGGCTGAGCAGCGTTTTAAAGATGCACTGTATATGGTAAGGCGGCACAGAATAGACTTCAATGTTATCATTGACTACTGTGGCTGGCAAACATTTGTCCAACACGCTCCAGAATTTGTCAAGGAGGTCAATAATTTAAATCATTTAACCGAGTTCATTTGTgccataaagaaagaaaatgttacAGAGAGGCTATACGAGAATTATATAGCTTTGCCTTACACAAACGAGACCAAAGATGAGGAGGCCAGAGAGCTGAAGGGCTTTGATCCCGATAACAAGGTCTCTTCAGTCCTCCTTGCAATAAGAACTGCTATTCAAGGACAACTAGCTGAAAGTCCTGCACGGGAGCTTTGCATATTGACCACTTTAGCACGAAGTGATCCTCCTGCTCTTGAGGAAGCTCTTGAGAGAATAAAAGTCATTCGTGAGATGGAATTGTCAGGTTTTGATGACCCACGAAGAATAAATTTTCCTTCAGCTGAAGAAGCTTTAAAGCATCTGCTCTGGTTATCAGATTCTGAGGCAGTTTTTGAAGCTGCTCTGGGACTTTATGATCTAAATCTTGCTGCTATGGTTGCGCTGAACTCCCAGAAAGATCCTAAGgaatttcttcctttccttcaagAGCTGCAACGCATGCCTGATGTCATGATGCATTATACTATTGACCTTAAGTTGAAGAGGCATGAGAATGCTCTTAAGCACATTGCGTCGGCTGGAGATGCTCATTATGTTGATTTTATGAACCTTATaaagaaaaatcctcaacttttccCTTTGGGACTGCTACTGACTACCGATCCTAACAAGAGGAATCAAGTGCTTGAGGCCTGGGGTGATCATCTCAATGATTTGAAATGTTTCGAGCACGCTGCAACTACTTATTTATGCTGCTCCAACTTAGAAAAAGCTTTGAAGGCTTACCGTTCCTCTGGTAGTTGGTCTGGTGTGCTTGCAGTTGCTGGTCTTTTGAAATTGGGGAAAGATGAGACTGTGCAACTGGCTCATGAGCTCTGTGAAGAACTCCAAGCCCTAGGGAAACCAGGTGAAGCTGCCAAAATCGCTTTGGAATATTGTGCAGATGTGAAATCTGGGGTGGGTTTATTAATTACTGCAAGGGAGTGGGAGGACGCTTTAAGGATCTCTTTTCTGCACAGGAGAGACGATTTAATCTCTGAAATCAGGAATGCATCTCTTGAATGTGGGGGCTCACTCATAAGTGAGTATGAAGAAGGCTTGGAAAAAGTTGGGAAGTATTTAACCCGGTACTTAGCTGTTCGGCAGAGAAGATTACTTCTTGCAGCGAAACTTCGGTCAGATGAACGATCAATGGCTGATCTTGACGATGATACCGCTTCCGAAGCTAGCAGTAACTTCAGTGGAATGAGTGCTTACACCAGAGG GACAAGGACAGGCTCCGCTGCTTCCATCGTCAGCTCTACTGCTGGTAGCAAAGCAAGAGAATCAAGGCGACAGAGAAACAGAGGGAAGATTCGACCTGGAAG CCCCGACGAGGAAATGGCCCTAGTAGAGCATCTGAAGGGCATGTCTTTAACCAATGGTGCTATGTGTGAGCTGCGATCTTTGCTAATTTGCCTAGTGATGCTAGGCAAGCAAGAAATTGCTAGGAAATTGCAACGCACTGGAGAAAACTTTCAATTGTCCCAAATAGCTGCAGTCAAACTAGCCGAAGATACAATGCCCACTGATGTCATGGATGAGAGAGAGCAAACTTTGGAGCGTTACTTCCATAAAGCAAGGGTTGAATTGCAAAATTCGGAGGCTTTCTCCTGGCGTTGCAAGGTCTTCGTCTCTCCTTGA
- the LOC115726636 gene encoding enoyl-CoA delta isomerase 1, peroxisomal-like translates to MEDEKHGEEQLCTLEKRGNLFFLTLTGAGEHRLNPNLISSLRSALSRLQSDPSATSSSSALITTAQGKFFSNGFDLDWAQSSEPRLQLMSSSLRSLVHDLICLPMPTIAAVTGHASAAGMMLALSHDYVVMRRDRGFLYMSEVDIGLVIPNWFMALMRSKIGEPRARREAVMRAAKLTAEDGVRIGVVDSAHDGAEATVTAAAELGEALVARKWDGHVYAGNRRVVLREVLEAVGYDETVTKVADKAGSKL, encoded by the coding sequence ATGGAGGACGAGAAGCACGGCGAGGAGCAGCTATGCACCCTCGAGAAGCGCGGCaacctcttcttcctcacccTCACCGGCGCCGGCGAGCACCGCCTCAACCCCAACCTCATCTCCTCCCTCCGATCCGCCCTCTCCCGCCTTCAGTCCGACCCctccgccacctcctcctcctccgccctcATCACCACCGCCCAAGGCAAGTTCTTCTCCAACGGCTTCGACCTTGACTGGGCCCAGTCCTCCGAGCCCCGCCTTCAGCTCATGTCCTCCTCCCTCCGCTCCCTCGTCCACGACCTCATCTGCCTCCCCatgccgaccatcgccgccgtGACCGGCCACGCCTCCGCTGCCGGAATGATGCTCGCCCTCAGCCATGACTATGTGGTCATGCGGCGCGATCGGGGCTTCCTCTACATGAGCGAGGTGGACATCGGGCTCGTGATCCCCAATTGGTTCATGGCCCTGATGAGGTCCAAGATCGGCGAGCCGAGGGCCCGGCGCGAGGCCGTGATGAGGGCGGCGAAGCTGACGGCGGAGGACGGGGTGAGGATCGGGGTGGTCGACTCGGCCCACGACGGCGCAGAGGCGACGGTGACGGCGGCGGCCGAGCTGGGGGAGGCGTTGGTCGCGCGGAAGTGGGACGGACACGTGTACGCTGGGAATCGGAGGGTGGTGCTGCGGGAGGTGCTGGAGGCCGTCGGATACGATGAGACCGTCACGAAGGTGGCGGATAAGGCCGGGTCGAAATTGTAA
- the LOC115726634 gene encoding elongator complex protein 1-like isoform X1 — protein sequence MKNLKLYSEVTLNLDLQSEEEAILFSAIDIERDRLFFASSGNRVYTAHLASFQNDEAWTSTSLPAEVDIIDLEPGDRITSFDYLMEKEALVLGTLNGLIILHSVDASTTEVVGRVDGGVSCISPSPDGDQLGIITGFGQLLVMTHDWDLLHETTLEDSPEGADVLEHTISSGQMLESSISWRGDGKYFATLSESCNSPPSHKRLKVWERDSGAAHATSEMKAFIGSVLDWMPSGAKIAAVYDRKKENECPLLVLFERNGLERSSFSIDDRMDATVVMLKWNCDSDLLVTVVRSENYDSVRIWYCSNNHWYLKQEIRYPSQEGLKFMWHPTKPLQLICWTLSGRSTTYNLCWNTAVTENSTAFVVDGSRIRVTPLSISLLPPPMYLFSIKFSSTVRDVAVHFKSSRNLLAVGLSNGCLCILELLQIDTWEELEGKEYSAEACSSETLFRSLLHLIWLDSHTLLSVSHYGVINGKYHGQNGLSGYHLEEIELVCSEDHVPSLMTCSGWHAKAIHGIPLQRPVISIASDPAKQSSAVIQFDGGNLFKYTSKSCIQGGAMKRCDFNFLSSCLWMSLVPIGGTSSESLPFGLDDMGRLQVSGKILCNNCSSFSFYSNRGDQVITHLIFATKQDLLFVVDTSDILHGDVESKYDSFIQVGNKRRDRGNRKYINIWERGAKIIGVLHGDEAAVLLQTTRGNLECIYPRKLVLASIVNALAEQRFKDALYMVRRHRIDFNVIIDYCGWQTFVQHAPEFVKEVNNLNHLTEFICAIKKENVTERLYENYIALPYTNETKDEEARELKGFDPDNKVSSVLLAIRTAIQGQLAESPARELCILTTLARSDPPALEEALERIKVIREMELSGFDDPRRINFPSAEEALKHLLWLSDSEAVFEAALGLYDLNLAAMVALNSQKDPKEFLPFLQELQRMPDVMMHYTIDLKLKRHENALKHIASAGDAHYVDFMNLIKKNPQLFPLGLLLTTDPNKRNQVLEAWGDHLNDLKCFEHAATTYLCCSNLEKALKAYRSSGSWSGVLAVAGLLKLGKDETVQLAHELCEELQALGKPGEAAKIALEYCADVKSGVGLLITAREWEDALRISFLHRRDDLISEIRNASLECGGSLISEYEEGLEKVGKYLTRYLAVRQRRLLLAAKLRSDERSMADLDDDTASEASSNFSGMSAYTRGTRTGSAASIVSSTAGSKARESRRQRNRGKIRPGSPDEEMALVEHLKGMSLTNGAMCELRSLLICLVMLGKQEIARKLQRTGENFQLSQIAAVKLAEDTMPTDVMDEREQTLERYFHKARVELQNSEAFSWRCKVFVSP from the exons ATGAAGAACCTGAAGCTGTACTCGGAAGTCACTTTGAATCTCGACCTCCAGTCCGAGGAAGAAGCGATCTTGTTCTCTGCCATCGACATCGAGCGCGACCGATTGTTCTTCGCTTCCTCGGGGAATCGCGTATACACCGCTCACCTCGCTTCTTTTCAG AATGACGAAGCATGGACAAGTACTTCTCTACCGGCAGAAGTTGATATAATTGATTTGGAGCCAGGGGACCGCATTACTTCCTTTGATTATCTGATGGAGAAAGAAGCTCTGGTATTGGGTACATTGAATGGACTAATCATTCTACATAGTGTGGACGCAAGTACAACAGAAGTTGTGGGCAGAGTGGATGGTGGAGTCTCTTGCATTTCACCCAGTCCTGATGGAGATCAGCTTGGAATAATCACTGGTTTTGGGCAGCTACTAGTGATGACGCATGATTGGGATTTATTGCATGAAACTACGTTGGAGGATTCTCCTGAAGGGGCTGACGTAC TTGAACATACCATTTCCTCTGGACAAATGCTTGAAAGTTCAATCTCTTGGCGAGGTGATGGGAAGTACTTTGCAACACTGAGCGAGTCATGCAATTCTCCTCCTTCTCATAAGAGGCTTAAGGTTTGGGAGCGAGACTCAGGGGCAGCACATGCTACTTCTGAAATGAAGGCCTTTATTGGAAGTGTCCTGGATTGGATGCCTAGTGGGGCTAAAATTGCTGCTGTTTATGAcaggaagaaggaaaatgagtGTCCACTGTTGGTTTTGTTTGAAAGAAATGGGTTGGAGAGAAGCTCATTTAGTATTGATGATCGGATGGATGCGACAGTAGTGATGTTGAAGTGGAATTGCGATTCAGACCTCCTTGTCACCGTTGTCAGATCCGAAAACTATGACTCTGTTAGGATCTGGTACTGCAGCAATAATCATTGGTATTTAAAACAAGAAATTAGATACCCGAGCCAAGAAGGATTGAAGTTCATGTGGCATCCAACAAAACCGTTGCAGTTGATATGCTGGACTCTGAGTGGCAGGAGCACGACTTACAACTTGTGCTGGAATACAGCTGTCACGGAGAACTCGACAGCATTTGTTGTGGATGGATCTAGGATACGTGTAACCCCTCTTTCTATATCTCTTTTGCCACCTCCGATGTACTTATTCAGCATTAAATTTTCGTCCACTGTTCGGGATGTTGCTGttcatttcaaaagttcaagaaactTGTTAGCTGTTGGTTTGTCAAATGGTTGTTTGTGTATTCTAGAGCTTCTGCAAATTGATACTTGGGAAGAACTAGAGGGCAAGGAATACAGTGCTGAAGCTTGTTCATCTGAAACATTATTCAGATCCTTACTACATCTTATCTGGTTGGATTCACACACTCTCCTCAGCGTGTCTCATTATGGTGTCATAAATGGTAAGTACCATGGTCAAAATGGACTCTCTGGTTACCATCTGGAAGAAATAGAGCTTGTTTGTTCTGAAGATCATGTCCCAAGCTTAATGACATGTTCGGGTTGGCATGCAAAAGCTATTCATGGAATTCCTTTACAAAGACCAGTTATTTCCATTGCTTCAGATCCTGCTAAGCAGTCTTCGGCAGTCATTCAGTTTGATGGTGGAAATTTGTTCAAATACACATCGAAATCATGTATACAAGGAGGAGCTATGAAACGGTgtgattttaactttttatcATCTTGCCTTTGGATGAGTCTTGTTCCTATTGGTGGCACTTCTTCAGAATCTTTGCCTTTTGGACTTGACGACATGGGAAGGCTACAAGTTAGCGGGAAGATTTTGTGCAATAACTGCAGTAGTTTCTCATTTTACTCAAATCGTGGGGACCAAGTGATCACACACTTGATTTTTGCTACCAAACAAGATCTGCTTTTTGTTGTTGATACTAGCGATATATTACATGGAGATGTGGAGTCAAAGTATGACAGTTTTATTCAGGTTGGTAACAAGAGACGGGATCGAGGAAACAGGAAATACATAAATATATGGGAGAGAGGAGCCAAGATTATCGGTGTCTTGCATGGAGATGAAGCTGCAGTTTTACTTCAGACAACTCGAGGAAATCTTGAGTGTATTTACCCTAGAAAGTTGGTTTTAGCTTCTATTGTCAATGCATTGGCTGAGCAGCGTTTTAAAGATGCACTGTATATGGTAAGGCGGCACAGAATAGACTTCAATGTTATCATTGACTACTGTGGCTGGCAAACATTTGTCCAACACGCTCCAGAATTTGTCAAGGAGGTCAATAATTTAAATCATTTAACCGAGTTCATTTGTgccataaagaaagaaaatgttacAGAGAGGCTATACGAGAATTATATAGCTTTGCCTTACACAAACGAGACCAAAGATGAGGAGGCCAGAGAGCTGAAGGGCTTTGATCCCGATAACAAGGTCTCTTCAGTCCTCCTTGCAATAAGAACTGCTATTCAAGGACAACTAGCTGAAAGTCCTGCACGGGAGCTTTGCATATTGACCACTTTAGCACGAAGTGATCCTCCTGCTCTTGAGGAAGCTCTTGAGAGAATAAAAGTCATTCGTGAGATGGAATTGTCAGGTTTTGATGACCCACGAAGAATAAATTTTCCTTCAGCTGAAGAAGCTTTAAAGCATCTGCTCTGGTTATCAGATTCTGAGGCAGTTTTTGAAGCTGCTCTGGGACTTTATGATCTAAATCTTGCTGCTATGGTTGCGCTGAACTCCCAGAAAGATCCTAAGgaatttcttcctttccttcaagAGCTGCAACGCATGCCTGATGTCATGATGCATTATACTATTGACCTTAAGTTGAAGAGGCATGAGAATGCTCTTAAGCACATTGCGTCGGCTGGAGATGCTCATTATGTTGATTTTATGAACCTTATaaagaaaaatcctcaacttttccCTTTGGGACTGCTACTGACTACCGATCCTAACAAGAGGAATCAAGTGCTTGAGGCCTGGGGTGATCATCTCAATGATTTGAAATGTTTCGAGCACGCTGCAACTACTTATTTATGCTGCTCCAACTTAGAAAAAGCTTTGAAGGCTTACCGTTCCTCTGGTAGTTGGTCTGGTGTGCTTGCAGTTGCTGGTCTTTTGAAATTGGGGAAAGATGAGACTGTGCAACTGGCTCATGAGCTCTGTGAAGAACTCCAAGCCCTAGGGAAACCAGGTGAAGCTGCCAAAATCGCTTTGGAATATTGTGCAGATGTGAAATCTGGGGTGGGTTTATTAATTACTGCAAGGGAGTGGGAGGACGCTTTAAGGATCTCTTTTCTGCACAGGAGAGACGATTTAATCTCTGAAATCAGGAATGCATCTCTTGAATGTGGGGGCTCACTCATAAGTGAGTATGAAGAAGGCTTGGAAAAAGTTGGGAAGTATTTAACCCGGTACTTAGCTGTTCGGCAGAGAAGATTACTTCTTGCAGCGAAACTTCGGTCAGATGAACGATCAATGGCTGATCTTGACGATGATACCGCTTCCGAAGCTAGCAGTAACTTCAGTGGAATGAGTGCTTACACCAGAGG GACAAGGACAGGCTCCGCTGCTTCCATCGTCAGCTCTACTGCTGGTAGCAAAGCAAGAGAATCAAGGCGACAGAGAAACAGAGGGAAGATTCGACCTGGAAG CCCCGACGAGGAAATGGCCCTAGTAGAGCATCTGAAGGGCATGTCTTTAACCAATGGTGCTATGTGTGAGCTGCGATCTTTGCTAATTTGCCTAGTGATGCTAGGCAAGCAAGAAATTGCTAGGAAATTGCAACGCACTGGAGAAAACTTTCAATTGTCCCAAATAGCTGCAGTCAAACTAGCCGAAGATACAATGCCCACTGATGTCATGGATGAGAGAGAGCAAACTTTGGAGCGTTACTTCCATAAAGCAAGGGTTGAATTGCAAAATTCGGAGGCTTTCTCCTGGCGTTGCAAGGTCTTCGTCTCTCCTTGA